A stretch of the Brevundimonas sp. MF30-B genome encodes the following:
- the guaA gene encoding glutamine-hydrolyzing GMP synthase, with protein MTQHQKVLIVDFGSQVTQLIARRLREAGVYCEIHPFQKAGEALAAMSPQAIILSGGPASTTEADSPRVDHAVFEAGVPILGICYGEQLICAELGGRVESGHHREFGRAEIVITQDSPLFAGIGAVDHREPVWMSHGDRVTAIPEGFKVIATSEGAPFAAIADETRKIYGVQFHPEVMHTPRGAALLKNFTHGVAGLTGDWTMAAYRDEQIAKIRAQVGDAKVICGLSGGVDSSVAAVLIHEAIGDQLTCVFVDTGLLRKDEATQVTTLFREHYNIPLVHVDASKEFLGELAGISDPETKRKTIGRVFIEVFDREAGKIEGAAFLAQGTLYPDVIESVSAGGPSAVIKSHHNVGGLPDYMKLKLVEPLRELFKDEVRALGRELGLTDAFVGRHPFPGPGLAIRIPGEITPDAVATLQDADAIYLDEIRKAGLYDDIWQAFAVLLPVKTVGVMGDARTYEKVLALRAVTSTDGMTADFYQFPWDVLGRTATRIINEVRGVNRVVYDVTSKPPGTIEWE; from the coding sequence ATGACCCAGCACCAGAAAGTCCTGATCGTCGACTTCGGCAGCCAGGTCACGCAGCTGATCGCGCGGCGCCTGCGCGAGGCCGGCGTCTATTGCGAGATCCACCCCTTCCAGAAGGCGGGCGAGGCGCTGGCGGCCATGTCGCCCCAGGCCATCATCCTGTCGGGCGGGCCGGCTTCGACGACCGAGGCGGACAGCCCGCGCGTCGATCATGCCGTGTTCGAGGCCGGGGTGCCGATCCTGGGCATCTGCTATGGCGAGCAGCTGATCTGCGCCGAGCTGGGCGGCCGGGTCGAGAGCGGCCACCACCGCGAGTTCGGCCGCGCCGAAATCGTGATCACTCAGGACAGCCCCCTGTTCGCCGGCATCGGCGCCGTGGATCACCGCGAGCCGGTGTGGATGAGCCACGGCGACCGCGTCACCGCCATCCCCGAGGGCTTTAAGGTCATCGCCACGTCCGAGGGCGCGCCCTTCGCCGCCATCGCCGACGAGACGCGCAAGATCTACGGCGTCCAGTTCCACCCCGAGGTCATGCACACCCCGCGCGGCGCGGCCCTGCTCAAGAACTTCACCCATGGCGTGGCCGGCCTCACCGGCGACTGGACCATGGCGGCCTATCGCGACGAGCAGATCGCCAAGATCCGCGCCCAGGTGGGCGACGCCAAGGTCATCTGCGGCCTGTCGGGGGGCGTCGACTCTTCGGTGGCGGCCGTGCTGATCCACGAGGCCATCGGCGACCAGCTGACCTGCGTGTTCGTGGACACCGGCCTGCTGCGCAAGGACGAGGCGACCCAGGTCACAACCCTGTTCCGCGAGCACTACAACATCCCGCTGGTGCATGTTGATGCGTCTAAGGAATTCCTCGGCGAGCTCGCCGGGATCAGTGACCCGGAAACCAAGCGCAAGACGATCGGCCGGGTCTTCATCGAGGTGTTCGACCGCGAGGCGGGCAAGATCGAAGGCGCAGCCTTCCTGGCCCAGGGCACCCTGTATCCCGACGTGATCGAAAGCGTCTCTGCGGGCGGCCCCTCGGCGGTCATCAAGAGCCACCACAACGTCGGCGGCCTGCCGGACTATATGAAGCTCAAGCTGGTCGAGCCGCTGCGCGAACTGTTCAAGGACGAGGTCCGCGCCCTGGGCCGAGAGCTGGGCCTGACCGACGCCTTCGTCGGCCGTCATCCCTTCCCGGGACCGGGCCTGGCCATCCGCATTCCCGGCGAGATCACGCCGGACGCCGTCGCCACGCTTCAGGACGCCGACGCCATCTATCTGGACGAGATCCGCAAGGCCGGCCTGTACGACGACATCTGGCAGGCCTTCGCCGTCCTGCTGCCGGTCAAGACCGTCGGCGTCATGGGCGACGCGCGGACCTATGAAAAGGTCCTGGCCCTGCGCGCCGTCACCTCCACCGATGGCATGACGGCGGACTTCTACCAGTTCCCCTGGGACGTTCTGGGCCGCACCGCCACGCGCATCATCAACGAGGTCAGGGGCGTCAACCGCGTCGTCTACGACGTGACGTCGAAGCCGCCAGGGACGATCGAGTGGGAATAA
- a CDS encoding RsmB/NOP family class I SAM-dependent RNA methyltransferase — protein MTPAARLAAAASILDSIAQGRQPAEAVLKAWGSQNRYAGSKDRRAIADRVYKVLRARGRLSWIMGGREDGRALVIGSLSAMDGLPLDEIEALHSGDGYGPRPLSKQERSRITAAEGELPGWVAAGLPEFVVEDFKTTYGDAWTEQARALMEPRAPIDLRVNTDCAEVASVEAELREAGLSPDPTPWSPIGLRLASEPPPNVQALDAFKAGRIEIQDEGSQIVCALAGAAPGLTVVDYCAGGGGKTLGLAAAMQGQGRLVASDVVARRLDNIRPRLERAGVAAELVLIGQNGGGLEALNGEADLVFVDAPCSGSGTWRRRPEDAWRLTPEEVARLHALQVRILDQAARLVKPGGRLAYVTCSMLSAENEASADAFEAAHPEFTPVATTPPFAAQAAARHRMSPATTGTDGFFFALYERTA, from the coding sequence GTGACCCCAGCCGCCCGCCTCGCCGCCGCCGCCTCCATCCTCGACAGCATCGCCCAGGGCCGCCAGCCCGCCGAGGCGGTGCTCAAGGCCTGGGGGTCTCAGAACCGCTACGCCGGGTCCAAGGATCGGCGCGCCATCGCCGACCGGGTCTACAAGGTGCTGCGCGCGCGCGGCCGCCTGTCCTGGATCATGGGCGGCCGGGAGGACGGCCGCGCCCTGGTGATCGGCTCGCTGTCCGCTATGGATGGCCTGCCGCTGGACGAGATCGAGGCGCTCCATTCCGGCGACGGCTATGGCCCGCGTCCGCTGTCCAAACAGGAGCGCAGCCGCATCACGGCCGCAGAAGGCGAGCTGCCGGGCTGGGTCGCGGCCGGCCTGCCCGAATTCGTGGTCGAGGATTTCAAGACCACCTATGGCGACGCTTGGACCGAACAGGCCCGCGCCCTGATGGAGCCGCGCGCGCCCATCGACCTGCGGGTCAACACGGATTGCGCCGAGGTCGCCTCCGTCGAGGCCGAATTGCGCGAAGCCGGGCTTTCGCCCGATCCCACGCCGTGGTCGCCGATCGGACTGCGGCTGGCGTCCGAGCCCCCGCCGAACGTCCAGGCGCTGGACGCCTTCAAGGCCGGCCGCATTGAAATCCAGGACGAGGGCAGCCAGATCGTCTGCGCCCTGGCCGGCGCCGCGCCGGGCCTGACGGTGGTGGACTACTGCGCGGGCGGCGGCGGCAAGACCCTAGGCCTGGCGGCGGCCATGCAGGGGCAGGGGCGTCTGGTCGCGTCAGACGTGGTCGCCCGCCGGCTCGACAACATCAGGCCCCGGCTTGAGCGCGCGGGCGTGGCGGCGGAACTGGTCCTGATCGGTCAGAACGGCGGTGGGCTGGAGGCCCTGAACGGAGAGGCCGACTTGGTCTTCGTCGATGCGCCCTGTTCGGGTTCCGGCACCTGGCGGCGACGGCCCGAGGACGCCTGGCGTCTGACGCCCGAAGAGGTCGCGCGGCTGCACGCCCTGCAGGTCCGAATCCTCGACCAGGCGGCCAGGCTGGTGAAGCCGGGCGGTCGGCTGGCCTATGTCACCTGTTCGATGCTGAGCGCCGAGAACGAGGCTTCGGCCGACGCCTTCGAGGCCGCGCATCCGGAGTTCACGCCGGTCGCGACGACGCCGCCCTTCGCCGCCCAGGCGGCCGCCCGCCATCGGATGTCGCCCGCCACGACCGGCACCGACGGTTTCTTCTTCGCCCTGTACGAGCGCACAGCATGA
- a CDS encoding MAPEG family protein: MDMTPEFIVLAATLVLALIQILAAGAARTAELGAKWNAGPRDGVPPPPGPLAGRLMRAQANLFETLPLFIAAVLMAHVAGKDGALTALGAHLYFFGRLAYLPLYAFGVPYVRSAAWGVASVGLILIIIALFI, encoded by the coding sequence ATGGACATGACCCCCGAGTTCATTGTGCTGGCCGCGACGCTGGTTCTGGCGCTGATCCAGATCCTGGCGGCCGGCGCGGCGCGGACGGCCGAACTGGGGGCCAAGTGGAATGCGGGGCCGCGCGACGGCGTGCCCCCGCCGCCCGGTCCGCTGGCCGGTCGCCTGATGCGAGCCCAGGCCAATCTGTTCGAGACCCTGCCGCTGTTCATCGCCGCCGTGCTGATGGCCCATGTCGCGGGCAAGGACGGCGCCCTGACGGCCCTGGGCGCGCATCTCTACTTCTTCGGACGGCTGGCCTATCTGCCGCTCTATGCCTTCGGCGTGCCCTATGTGCGCTCGGCCGCCTGGGGCGTCGCCTCGGTCGGCTTGATCCTCATCATCATCGCCCTGTTCATCTGA
- the guaB gene encoding IMP dehydrogenase, which produces MEIREGLTFDDVLLEPGPSEVMPADVDVSTRLTRDIRLNIPLLSSAMDTVTESRLAIAMAQAGGLGVLHRNMTIEEQADQVRAVKRYESGMVVNPVTISPDTPLGEVRQIVERKRITGFPVVDPATGRLVGMLTNRDMRFESDPSVKASALMTTGDLITVREGAGRQEAQDLLRSRKVERVVVVDENYRAVGLITMKDIQKAQAFPSAAKDDQGRLLVGAASTVGDAGYERGMALAEAGADVVVIDTAHGHSASVAAVVERIKRESNRIQIIAGNVATYDAARALIDAGADAVKVGIGPGSICTTRIVAGVGVPQLTAVMDAARAAKASGAPVIADGGIKYSGDLAKAIAAGASVAMMGSMFAGTDESPGEVFLYQGRSYKSYRGMGSVGAMGAGSADRYFQKEVSTEKLVPEGIEGQTPYKGPIAPVLHQLVGGLRASMGYVGAPTLAEFQNRARFVRITGAGLRESHVHDVMITREAPNYRQG; this is translated from the coding sequence ATGGAGATACGCGAGGGCCTGACCTTCGACGATGTTTTGCTCGAGCCCGGTCCGTCGGAGGTCATGCCCGCCGATGTGGACGTCTCGACGCGGCTGACCCGCGACATCAGACTGAACATCCCGCTGCTGTCGTCCGCCATGGACACGGTGACGGAGAGCCGCCTGGCGATCGCCATGGCGCAGGCCGGCGGCCTGGGCGTGCTGCACCGGAACATGACCATCGAGGAGCAGGCCGATCAGGTCCGCGCCGTCAAACGCTATGAGAGCGGGATGGTGGTCAATCCGGTGACCATTTCGCCCGACACGCCGCTGGGCGAGGTTCGCCAGATCGTCGAACGCAAGCGCATCACCGGCTTCCCGGTGGTCGATCCGGCCACGGGGCGGCTTGTCGGCATGCTGACCAACCGTGACATGCGGTTCGAGAGCGACCCTTCGGTCAAGGCCTCGGCCCTGATGACGACCGGCGATCTGATCACCGTGCGCGAGGGCGCCGGGCGCCAGGAAGCCCAGGACCTGCTCCGCAGCCGCAAGGTCGAGCGCGTCGTGGTGGTCGATGAGAACTATCGGGCCGTCGGCCTGATCACCATGAAGGACATCCAGAAGGCTCAGGCCTTCCCCAGCGCCGCCAAGGACGACCAGGGCCGGCTGCTGGTCGGCGCCGCCTCGACGGTTGGCGACGCGGGCTACGAGCGGGGCATGGCCCTGGCCGAAGCGGGCGCCGACGTGGTGGTGATCGACACCGCCCACGGCCACTCGGCCTCGGTGGCGGCCGTCGTCGAGCGCATCAAGCGCGAAAGCAACCGCATCCAGATCATCGCCGGCAACGTCGCGACCTATGACGCGGCCCGCGCCCTGATCGACGCCGGGGCCGACGCGGTGAAGGTCGGCATCGGCCCGGGCAGCATCTGCACCACCCGCATCGTGGCGGGCGTCGGCGTGCCGCAGCTGACGGCGGTCATGGACGCGGCTCGCGCGGCGAAGGCCTCCGGCGCGCCGGTCATCGCCGACGGCGGGATCAAATATTCCGGCGATCTGGCCAAGGCCATCGCCGCCGGGGCGTCCGTCGCCATGATGGGCTCGATGTTCGCCGGCACCGACGAGAGCCCCGGCGAGGTCTTCCTGTACCAGGGCCGCAGCTACAAGTCGTACCGCGGCATGGGCTCGGTCGGGGCCATGGGCGCCGGCTCGGCCGACCGCTACTTCCAGAAGGAAGTCTCGACCGAGAAGCTGGTGCCCGAGGGCATCGAGGGTCAGACGCCCTACAAGGGACCGATCGCTCCGGTGCTGCACCAGCTGGTCGGCGGCCTGCGGGCTTCCATGGGCTATGTCGGCGCGCCCACCCTCGCCGAGTTCCAGAACCGGGCGCGCTTCGTACGCATTACCGGCGCGGGCCTGCGGGAAAGTCACGTCCATGACGTGATGATCACGCGGGAAGCGCCGAACTACAGGCAGGGCTGA
- a CDS encoding DUF2061 domain-containing protein → MVREIISSARRLALKIASYGVMHLIVAVAVAYALTRDWRIALAVGLIEPFFQTIAYSVHDRVWHRIERRRMRSSLEEASEAFTARLGVMSPEEQSRAHGHIGHSHALPRSFKQIALKTMTYGVMHFVVAVSVAFALTRDIGVALAIGLIEPMVQTVFFTVHDRVWSRIEAKREARRASVAPV, encoded by the coding sequence ATGGTCCGGGAAATCATCTCATCGGCCCGCCGCCTGGCGCTCAAGATCGCCAGTTACGGCGTGATGCACCTGATCGTGGCTGTCGCCGTCGCCTATGCGCTGACGCGCGACTGGCGCATCGCCCTGGCCGTAGGCTTGATCGAGCCGTTCTTCCAGACCATCGCCTATTCGGTGCACGATCGGGTCTGGCACCGCATCGAGCGGCGGCGCATGCGCTCCAGCCTGGAGGAAGCGTCCGAGGCCTTCACCGCGCGCCTGGGGGTCATGTCGCCCGAGGAGCAGTCGCGCGCCCACGGGCACATCGGCCACAGCCACGCCCTGCCCCGCTCGTTCAAGCAGATCGCTCTGAAGACGATGACCTACGGCGTCATGCACTTCGTCGTGGCGGTCAGCGTCGCCTTCGCCCTGACGCGCGACATCGGCGTTGCCTTGGCCATCGGCCTGATCGAGCCGATGGTGCAGACGGTCTTCTTCACGGTCCACGACCGCGTCTGGAGCCGCATCGAGGCCAAGCGCGAAGCCCGCCGCGCCAGCGTCGCCCCGGTTTAA
- a CDS encoding RlmE family RNA methyltransferase gives MSEDEKPVERRRMVKPPTGGTAAGRGMGQKIKTADKKSMSSQQWIKRQLADPWSERARAEGWRSRAAFKLMQMDDHLGLIKPGCRVIDLGAAPGGWVQVALQRGAKAVVGVDLLPIEHIAGAELIQADFTHAGVDRQLMEALGGAPDLVLSDMAHNTIGHRQTDHLKIIALIEIAADFAIRTLKPGGAFVTKNFQGGNAGGVLARLREEFETVKPFKPEASRKGSSEVYLVATNRR, from the coding sequence ATGAGTGAAGACGAAAAGCCTGTCGAACGCCGTCGCATGGTCAAGCCGCCCACGGGCGGCACGGCCGCCGGTCGCGGCATGGGCCAGAAGATCAAGACGGCGGACAAGAAGTCGATGTCCAGCCAGCAGTGGATCAAGCGTCAGCTGGCCGATCCCTGGTCCGAACGCGCGCGCGCCGAGGGCTGGCGCAGCCGCGCCGCCTTCAAGCTGATGCAGATGGACGACCATCTGGGGCTGATCAAACCCGGCTGCCGGGTCATCGACCTGGGCGCGGCGCCGGGCGGCTGGGTGCAGGTGGCGCTGCAGCGCGGCGCCAAGGCCGTCGTGGGCGTGGACCTGCTGCCGATCGAGCACATCGCCGGGGCCGAGCTGATCCAGGCGGACTTCACCCACGCGGGCGTGGATCGTCAGTTGATGGAGGCGCTGGGTGGGGCGCCCGATCTGGTGCTGTCGGACATGGCGCACAACACCATCGGCCATCGCCAGACGGATCACCTGAAGATCATCGCCCTTATCGAGATCGCGGCCGACTTCGCCATCCGCACGCTGAAGCCGGGCGGCGCCTTCGTCACCAAGAACTTCCAGGGCGGCAACGCCGGCGGCGTTCTGGCCCGGCTGCGCGAGGAGTTCGAAACCGTGAAGCCCTTCAAGCCCGAGGCCAGCCGCAAGGGCTCAAGCGAAGTCTATCTGGTGGCCACCAACCGCCGGTGA
- a CDS encoding peptidylprolyl isomerase, producing the protein MAETLTFTLDTGDGEQRDVVIKLRPDLAPGHVERITELAQEGFYDGVVFHRVIPGFMAQGGDPTGTGTSGSKKPNLKAEFSAEPHVRGVCSMARTSDPNSANSQFFIVFDDATFLDRQYTVWGQVESGMEHVDALPKGEPPRAPGKIVKATVA; encoded by the coding sequence ATGGCCGAGACCCTGACCTTCACCCTCGACACCGGCGACGGCGAACAGCGCGACGTGGTCATCAAGCTGCGTCCCGACCTGGCTCCGGGCCATGTCGAACGCATCACCGAACTGGCCCAGGAAGGCTTCTACGACGGCGTCGTCTTCCACCGCGTGATCCCGGGCTTCATGGCCCAGGGCGGCGATCCGACCGGCACCGGCACCTCGGGCTCCAAGAAGCCGAACCTGAAGGCCGAGTTCTCGGCCGAGCCCCACGTGCGCGGCGTCTGCTCCATGGCCCGCACCTCGGATCCAAACAGCGCCAACTCGCAGTTCTTCATCGTCTTCGACGACGCGACCTTCCTGGATCGCCAGTACACCGTCTGGGGTCAGGTCGAATCGGGCATGGAGCACGTCGACGCCCTGCCCAAGGGCGAACCGCCGCGCGCGCCCGGCAAGATCGTCAAGGCGACCGTGGCCTAA
- a CDS encoding M20/M25/M40 family metallo-hydrolase, with product MRLKLLAAASVALMAAACAMPTATTPTTPTEAAAPAADHAQLLEDLRILSADDMQGRDTGSEGGAKAREYIVARLEAMGVQAAPMGRLQPWERQGRSPTGPRTWNGINIIGLIPGTRVSDKYIVLTAHYDHVGVHEGQIYNGADDNASGVATVLEIAQRLKAQAPEHSVLLVFFDGEERGLLGARHFVEAPPVPLSSIALNLNLDMISRPETDNKLWAVGTYQHPNLRPLLESIAPNGAVSLAFGKDTPQDEGNDNWVNASDHAPFHAAGLPFIYLGVNYHPDYHRPSDDFDKVIPAMFGSAAELSYSAFRALDRGLSR from the coding sequence ATGCGCTTGAAACTGCTCGCCGCCGCCTCTGTCGCCCTGATGGCGGCCGCCTGCGCCATGCCGACCGCCACCACGCCGACGACGCCGACCGAGGCCGCGGCGCCGGCGGCCGACCATGCTCAACTGCTGGAGGACCTGCGCATCCTCTCGGCCGACGACATGCAGGGCCGCGACACAGGCTCCGAAGGCGGAGCCAAGGCGCGCGAGTACATCGTGGCGCGCCTGGAGGCGATGGGCGTCCAGGCGGCGCCCATGGGCCGGCTTCAGCCATGGGAGCGGCAGGGCCGCAGCCCGACCGGCCCACGCACCTGGAACGGGATCAACATCATCGGCCTGATCCCCGGCACGCGCGTGTCGGACAAATACATCGTCCTGACGGCGCACTATGACCACGTCGGGGTCCACGAGGGTCAGATCTACAACGGCGCGGACGACAATGCGTCGGGCGTGGCGACGGTGCTGGAGATCGCGCAGCGGCTGAAGGCCCAGGCGCCCGAGCACAGCGTGCTGCTGGTCTTTTTCGATGGCGAGGAACGCGGCCTGCTGGGCGCGCGCCACTTCGTCGAGGCGCCGCCGGTGCCGCTGTCGTCCATCGCCCTGAATCTGAACCTGGACATGATCTCGCGGCCGGAGACGGACAATAAGCTATGGGCGGTGGGCACCTATCAGCACCCCAACCTTCGCCCGCTGCTGGAAAGCATCGCGCCCAACGGCGCGGTCTCGCTGGCCTTCGGCAAGGACACGCCGCAGGACGAGGGCAACGACAACTGGGTCAACGCCTCGGACCACGCGCCCTTCCACGCGGCAGGCCTGCCCTTCATCTATCTGGGCGTGAACTATCACCCCGACTATCACCGCCCCAGCGACGACTTCGACAAGGTCATTCCAGCCATGTTCGGCAGTGCGGCCGAACTGTCCTATTCCGCCTTCCGCGCGCTGGATCGCGGTCTGAGCCGTTGA
- the ligA gene encoding NAD-dependent DNA ligase LigA — MPAFSVETLTETEARAELERLSAELARHDALYHAEDAPEISDADYDALKNRALAIEARFPTLTDETSPSQTVGAVASSQFAPVRHGVPMLSLDNAFDDGETRDFAARVARFLKLPADEPVAFVAEPKIDGLSASLRYEDGVLVRGATRGDGRTGEDVTANLRTLKDIPERLSGDGWPAVVEVRGEVYVANDDFEAFNKNAEMLGGRTYANPRNFAAGSLRQKNPNISAARPLRFFAYAWGETSAPLAETQWEALQALRAWGFPVNDRARRVEGAEALIAAYRDLERDRASLGYDIDGVVYKVDRLDLQQRLGFVARSPRWAIAHKFPAQQATTVLEGIDIQVGRTGSLTPVARLHPVTVGGVVVRNATLHNEDEIARKDVRIGDTVVLQRAGDVIPQIVSVVDPDRPDRAEPFVFPTVCPVCGSEAVRDDGEVRRRCTGGLICDAQIVERLKHFVSRRAFDIEGLGEKQLIAFHERGWLREPADIFRLARDEARLAELRAEDGYGETSVRNLVAGIAERRVIALDRLIFALGIREIGAQTSLLLAREFGDWTSFHAAALEASEGVPSPAWTQLAETHAVSPRVMAQLAETRPPADDPWPDAPLDQKIALGFPGLAAPARRGLAGLAGDWPALIELARVAREEGPHPTLGRIAGVAGVGPVAARAIAEFFHEPHNRDVVAKLIAELEAVEDAERPQADSAVSGKTVVFTGALERFTRDEAKARAESLGAKVSGSVSKKTDYLVAGPGAGSKLADATKHGVRVLTEDEWLALIGG; from the coding sequence ATGCCCGCTTTTTCCGTCGAGACCCTGACCGAGACTGAGGCCCGCGCCGAGCTGGAGCGCCTCTCGGCCGAACTGGCGCGTCACGACGCCCTGTATCACGCCGAGGACGCGCCCGAGATTTCCGACGCCGACTACGACGCGCTCAAGAACCGCGCCTTGGCGATCGAAGCGCGTTTTCCCACCCTGACCGATGAGACCTCGCCGTCCCAAACGGTAGGCGCCGTGGCCTCCAGCCAGTTCGCTCCGGTGCGCCATGGCGTGCCCATGCTGTCGCTGGACAACGCCTTCGACGACGGCGAGACGCGCGACTTCGCCGCCCGCGTGGCGCGTTTCCTTAAGCTGCCGGCGGACGAGCCGGTCGCCTTCGTGGCCGAACCGAAGATCGACGGCCTGTCCGCCAGCCTGCGCTATGAGGACGGCGTGCTGGTGCGCGGCGCGACGCGCGGCGATGGCCGCACGGGCGAGGACGTCACCGCCAATCTGCGCACCTTGAAGGACATTCCCGAGCGTCTGTCCGGCGACGGCTGGCCGGCCGTGGTCGAGGTGCGCGGCGAGGTCTATGTCGCCAACGACGACTTCGAGGCCTTCAACAAGAACGCCGAGATGCTGGGCGGCCGCACCTACGCCAATCCGCGCAACTTCGCCGCCGGATCCCTGCGCCAGAAGAACCCGAACATCAGCGCGGCGCGACCCTTGCGCTTCTTCGCCTACGCCTGGGGCGAGACCTCGGCGCCTCTCGCCGAAACCCAGTGGGAGGCGTTGCAGGCGCTCAGAGCCTGGGGCTTTCCGGTCAATGACCGGGCCCGTCGCGTCGAGGGCGCCGAGGCGCTGATCGCCGCCTATCGCGACCTGGAGCGCGACCGCGCATCGCTGGGCTATGACATCGACGGCGTGGTCTACAAGGTCGACCGGCTGGACCTGCAGCAGCGCCTGGGCTTCGTCGCGCGCAGTCCGCGTTGGGCCATCGCGCACAAGTTCCCGGCCCAGCAGGCGACGACCGTGCTGGAAGGGATCGACATTCAGGTCGGCCGCACCGGCTCCCTGACGCCCGTCGCCCGCCTGCACCCGGTCACCGTCGGCGGCGTCGTCGTGCGCAACGCCACCCTGCACAACGAAGACGAGATCGCCCGCAAGGACGTGCGCATCGGCGACACCGTGGTGCTTCAGCGCGCTGGCGACGTGATTCCCCAGATCGTGTCCGTGGTCGATCCCGACCGGCCGGACCGCGCCGAGCCGTTCGTCTTTCCCACGGTCTGCCCGGTCTGCGGCTCCGAAGCTGTTCGCGATGACGGGGAGGTCCGGCGGCGCTGCACCGGCGGCCTGATCTGCGACGCCCAGATCGTCGAGCGGCTGAAGCATTTTGTCAGCCGCCGCGCCTTCGACATCGAAGGGCTTGGCGAAAAGCAGTTGATCGCCTTCCACGAGCGCGGCTGGTTGCGCGAGCCGGCCGACATCTTCCGCCTGGCTCGTGACGAGGCGCGGCTGGCTGAGCTGCGCGCCGAGGACGGCTATGGCGAGACCAGCGTGCGCAATCTGGTCGCCGGCATCGCCGAGCGCCGCGTCATCGCCCTGGATCGGCTGATCTTCGCCCTGGGCATCCGCGAGATCGGCGCCCAGACGTCGCTGCTGCTGGCGCGCGAGTTCGGCGACTGGACCAGCTTCCACGCCGCTGCGCTTGAGGCGTCAGAGGGCGTGCCGTCGCCGGCCTGGACGCAGTTGGCGGAAACCCATGCGGTGTCGCCGCGCGTCATGGCGCAACTGGCTGAGACGCGGCCGCCTGCGGACGATCCGTGGCCCGACGCGCCCCTGGATCAGAAGATCGCCCTCGGCTTCCCCGGCCTGGCTGCGCCTGCCCGGCGCGGCCTCGCAGGCCTGGCCGGCGACTGGCCCGCCTTGATCGAGTTGGCCCGCGTGGCGCGAGAGGAAGGCCCGCATCCCACTCTGGGCCGGATCGCCGGCGTGGCCGGCGTGGGCCCGGTCGCCGCCCGCGCCATCGCCGAGTTCTTCCACGAGCCACACAACAGAGACGTCGTGGCGAAGCTGATCGCCGAGCTCGAGGCGGTGGAGGACGCCGAACGCCCTCAGGCCGACAGCGCCGTCAGCGGCAAGACCGTCGTCTTCACCGGCGCCCTGGAGCGCTTCACCCGCGACGAGGCCAAGGCGCGCGCCGAAAGCCTGGGCGCCAAGGTGTCCGGATCGGTGTCCAAGAAGACGGATTATCTGGTCGCCGGCCCCGGCGCGGGCTCCAAGCTGGCCGACGCCACCAAGCACGGCGTCCGTGTTCTGACCGAAGACGAATGGTTGGCCCTGATCGGCGGTTGA
- the gmk gene encoding guanylate kinase: MSNERTPRRGVLLIVASPSGAGKTSLCRRLMADHGGLELSISMTTRAIRPGEVAGRDYHFVSDAEFQALIDQDAFLEWADVHGHRYGSPRAPIDKALAEGRDVLFDIDWQGARDIAEKCPEDAVRVFILPPSLEELRRRLVTRSQDEDEVIERRIRNAKGEIEHCEIFDYVFVNDDFDRSYAELAHIYHAERSRLHRNLWVADYRDGLLAEAV; this comes from the coding sequence ATGTCGAATGAGCGCACGCCCCGTCGCGGCGTCCTGCTGATCGTCGCCAGCCCTTCGGGCGCGGGCAAGACCAGCCTTTGCCGGCGCCTGATGGCCGACCACGGCGGGCTGGAGCTGTCGATCTCGATGACAACGCGCGCCATTCGGCCGGGCGAGGTCGCGGGTCGTGACTATCACTTCGTCTCGGACGCCGAGTTTCAGGCCCTGATCGATCAGGACGCCTTCCTGGAATGGGCCGACGTCCACGGTCATCGGTACGGCAGCCCGCGCGCGCCAATCGACAAGGCCCTGGCGGAAGGCCGCGACGTCCTGTTCGACATCGACTGGCAGGGCGCCCGCGACATCGCCGAGAAATGCCCCGAGGACGCCGTGCGTGTCTTCATCCTGCCGCCGAGCCTGGAGGAACTGCGCCGCCGCCTGGTGACGCGCTCGCAGGATGAGGACGAGGTCATCGAGCGCCGTATTCGCAACGCCAAGGGCGAGATCGAGCACTGCGAGATTTTCGACTACGTGTTCGTCAACGACGACTTCGACCGGTCCTACGCCGAACTGGCCCACATCTATCACGCCGAGCGCAGCCGCCTGCATCGCAACCTGTGGGTCGCGGACTATCGTGACGGCCTGCTGGCCGAGGCGGTCTGA